From a region of the Arachis ipaensis cultivar K30076 chromosome B09, Araip1.1, whole genome shotgun sequence genome:
- the LOC107619722 gene encoding uncharacterized protein LOC107619722 isoform X3: protein MTQSNTQFEVSPNDAVGKVLGPEHSGRVRCMGMGAAPTNTFRNVRSRLNGMTISTNSAGSSSPTTAAILQEKINNLESDLHNSQQEANDAESEPTTPFDARRSVGDSNGHLRTNI, encoded by the exons ATGACACAGTCAAATACACAATTTGAGGTGTCCCCTAATGATGCTGTTGGTAAAGTTTTGGGGCCTGAACATTCTGGAAGAGTTCGTTGCATGGGCATGGGAGCAGCGCCTACAAATACCTTTAGGAATGTGAGAAGTCGGCTTAATGGGATGACCATCTCCACTAATTCAGCTGGATCTTCTTCGCCTACTACTGCTGCAATTTTACAGGAAAAGATCAATAATTTGGAGTCCGACTTACATAATTCACAGCAAGAG GCTAATGATGCTGAAAGCGAGCCTACTACTCCCTTTGATGCTAGGAGATCAGTTGGTGATAGCAACGGACATCTGAGGACAAATATTTGA
- the LOC107616411 gene encoding uncharacterized protein LOC107616411 — protein sequence MPQSGSYQRVIVCDTLVLFAILFSAPISFAYLMIRHMWDCVRSDKKCNLPYGIFLTCIFEYFQVDLSNEPVKNRVSTIKGGGVPESAKGKKAKSSKASVFTDSEDESFRPIETSDKSRFSKTIKDVLTEFSNMSNLMVKSYKEARKQAFKNKKAWTKCHERVNLLIKTWRLLTRTRPIPKKKKIFLILMSTWSLLDDKRERKRLAELKLKLKLLTTAVRENPSTAIFAVISAAISAAGTVTTAVSVAVESFLIEPPLLSTRFQICSSIRLLLPQRSFHRRCCCRRFHHHCHCCCCRLCHGRTLLDRVTSSVNTFSDLFGSKLLLRRNFSPSIFLLRAATGSEGHTLEEAKSINLSLSALGKCINALAENSAHVPFRDSKFTRLLCDSFGVMPKGKRIKNPLKFVDERENNNASRSLQPPAPTASEDTTSVEASEAPFQIPSQAAANSISSDGATRCSNSKSSSAWNVEIIDSTNIKKKAKIKVKDVCNLPMGDRVIVEVDEEDASYGEAQGLLAGYCGILATNARIFPISFEKWSGQENGGMPKSFKDECFDTMIKELCMKNKENRSKQTIPHTCGSKSNSRRRHEMVYIYTHLIHV from the exons ATGCCACAGAGTGGCTCTTATCAAAGAGTAATAGTTTGTGATACTCTTGTGTTGTTTGCCATTCTGTTTTCTGCCCCTATTTCATTTGCATATCTCATGATTAGGCATATGTGGGACTGTGTCCGAAGTGACAAAAAGTGCAATCTCCCTTATGGCATATTTTTGACATGTATCTTTGAGTACTTTCAAGTTGATCTAAGTAATGAGCCAGTGAAGAATCGGGTTTCTACTATCAAAGGTGGGGGAGTTCCCGAGTCAGCTAAAGGGAAAAAGGCAAAGAGTTCAAAGGCATCAGTGTTCACTGATAGTGAAGATGAAAGTTTTCGTCCTATTGAAACCTCTGACAAGTCTCGATTCTCAAAAACAATAAAGGATGTCCTCACTGAGTTCTCCAATATGTCCAATTTGATGGTTAAATCATACAAAGAGGCTAGAAAGCAAGCCTTTAAGAATAAAAAAGCCTGGACAAAGTGCCATGAAAGGGTGAATTTGCTTATCAAGACTTGGAGACTGTTGACAAGGACACGGCCAAttccaaagaagaagaagatcttCTTGATTCTGATGTCAACTT GgtccctccttgatgacaaaagggagaGGAAAAGATTGGCTGAATTGAAACTGAAATTAAAACTGCTAACTACTGCT GTGAGAGAGAACCCTTCTACCGCCATTTTTGCCGTCATTTCTGCTGCCATTTCCGCCGCCGGCACCGTCACCACTGCCGTGTCTGTTGCGGTAGAGAGCTTCTTGATTGAGCCACCTCTTTTATCAACGCGTTTTCAGATTTGTTCTTCTATTCGGTTATTGCTGCCACAGCGGAGTTTCCACCGCCGTTGTTGCTGCCGTCGTTTCCATCACCATTGCCATTGTTGTTGCTGCCGCCTTTGCCATGGTAGAACGCTTCTGGATCGAGTCACCTCCTCTGTCAACACGTTTTCAGATCTGTTCGGTTCCAAGCTTCTTCTTCGACGCAACTTCTCTCCCTCCATATTTCTCCTTCGAGCTGCCACAG GAAGTGAAGGGCATACACTAGAGGAAGCAAAGTCTATCAATCTGTCGTTGAGTGCATTGGGGAAGTGTATTAATGCACTTGCAGAGAATAGTGCACATGTGCCATTTCGTGACTCAAAGTTTACAAGATTGTTATGTGATTCATTTGGAG TCATGCCAAAGGGAAAGCGCATAAAAAATCCATTGAAGTTTGTAGATGAGAGGGAAAACAACAATGCTTCTCGTTCACTTCAACCTCCAGCACCAACAGCATCTGAAGATACCACTAGTGTAGAGGCTAGTGAGGCTCCTTTTCAAATTCCTTCTCAAGCCGCTGCAAATTCCATTTCATCTGATGGAGCCACACGTTGTTCTAACTCAAAGTCTTCATCTGCTTGGAATGTGGAGATAATTG acTCTACAAATATAAAGAAGAAGGCTAAGATCAAAGTCAAGGATGTTTGCAACTTACCTATGGGAGACCGTGTAATTGTAGAGGTTGACGAAGAGGATGCATCATATGGTGAAGCACAAGGTTTACTTGCTGGCTATTGTGGTATATTAGCAACTAATGCACGTATCTTTCCAATTAGCTTTGAAAAGTGGTCGGGACAAGAAAATGGTGGCATGCCTAAGTCTTTCAAAGATGAGTGCTTTGATACAATGATAAAG gaGCTTTGCATGAAAAATAAGGAAAATCGAAGCAAGCAAACCATTCCTCACACTTGTGGATCTAAATCCAACTCTCGGAGGCGACATGAGAtggtatatatatacacacacttaATACATGTATGA
- the LOC107619722 gene encoding uncharacterized protein LOC107619722 isoform X2 — MTQSNTQFEVSPNDAVGKVLGPEHSGRVRCMGMGAAPTNTFRNVRSRLNGMTISTNSAGSSSPTTAAILQEKINNLESDLHNSQQKVISLESKLQQSFDMMKTYLMMKEGGIPEALIGFFSAREANDAESEPTTPFDARRSVGDSNGHLRTNI, encoded by the exons ATGACACAGTCAAATACACAATTTGAGGTGTCCCCTAATGATGCTGTTGGTAAAGTTTTGGGGCCTGAACATTCTGGAAGAGTTCGTTGCATGGGCATGGGAGCAGCGCCTACAAATACCTTTAGGAATGTGAGAAGTCGGCTTAATGGGATGACCATCTCCACTAATTCAGCTGGATCTTCTTCGCCTACTACTGCTGCAATTTTACAGGAAAAGATCAATAATTTGGAGTCCGACTTAC ATAATTCACAGCAAAAGGTCATTAGTCTAGAGTCTAAGTTGCAGCAATCATTTGATATGATGAAAACATATCTAATGATGAAGGAAGGAGGAATTCCCGAAGCGCTTATTGGCTTCTTTTCTGCCCGCGAG GCTAATGATGCTGAAAGCGAGCCTACTACTCCCTTTGATGCTAGGAGATCAGTTGGTGATAGCAACGGACATCTGAGGACAAATATTTGA
- the LOC107618330 gene encoding mannose/glucose-specific lectin yields the protein MAVSNSNLAIITITILLMLLNRACSLNSLGFSFDNYFHQEERNLILQGDAKISQTNTLQLTSTPNKVVGRVLHSFQLQLWDKSTNKLASFDSQFSFVLTSPVRGPADGIAFFITSPNSTIPQNSGGGYLGLFNSKTALSNTSSNQVVAVEFDTYINPTYDPNYNHIGIDINSIKSSKLVRWDRRENETLDVLVSYHAETQTLEVKANYPDGQSYEVSHEIDLRTVLPEWVRVGFSASSGNQYQSHSVLSWSFYSGLYYIGHKNEYLASDI from the coding sequence ATGGCTGTCTCCAACTCAAACCTTGCCATCATAACCATAACCATCCTCCTCATGCTTCTAAACAGGGCATGCTCATTAAATTCCCTTGGTTTCAGCTTCGATAACTACTTCCATCAAGAAGAAAGAAACCTAATCTTGCAAGGTGATGCAAAGATTTCACAAACCAACACACTCCAACTCACCAGCACCCCCAACAAAGTTGTTGGACGAGTCTTGCACTCGTTTCAATTACAGCTATGGGATAAAAGCACAAACAAACTCGCAAGCTTTGACTCACAATTCAGCTTTGTGCTCACATCCCCGGTCCGCGGTCCGGCCGATGGGATCGCCTTCTTCATCACATCGCCGAACTCTACCATACCACAGAATTCCGGCGGAGGTTACTTAGGGCTTTTTAATTCTAAGACTGCCCTAAGTAACACTTCGTCGAACCAAGTGGTGGCAGTTGAGTTTGACACGTACATTAATCCTACTTATGATCCAAATTACAATCACATTGGAATTGATATTAACTCCATTAAGTCCTCAAAGCTTGTTAGATGGGACAGGAGGGAAAATGAAACCCTTGATGTATTAGTATCATACCATGCTGAGACACAAACCCTAGAAGTCAAAGCTAATTACCCGGATGGTCAAAGTTATGAGGTGTCTCATGAGATTGACTTGAGGACTGTGCTTCCAGAATGGGTTAGGGTTGGGTTCTCTGCTTCCTCTGGAAACCAATATCAATCGCATAGCGTTCTATCATGGTCTTTCTATTCTGGTTTGTATTACATTGGTCACAAGAATGAGTATCTTGCAAGTGATATATGA
- the LOC107619722 gene encoding uncharacterized protein LOC107619722 isoform X1 translates to MTQSNTQFEVSPNDAVGKVLGPEHSGRVRCMGMGAAPTNTFRNVRSRLNGMTISTNSAGSSSPTTAAILQEKINNLESDLHNSQQEVISLESKLQQSFDNVKAYLMMKEGGIPEALVGFFSAREANDAESEPTTPFDARRSVGDSNGHLRTNI, encoded by the exons ATGACACAGTCAAATACACAATTTGAGGTGTCCCCTAATGATGCTGTTGGTAAAGTTTTGGGGCCTGAACATTCTGGAAGAGTTCGTTGCATGGGCATGGGAGCAGCGCCTACAAATACCTTTAGGAATGTGAGAAGTCGGCTTAATGGGATGACCATCTCCACTAATTCAGCTGGATCTTCTTCGCCTACTACTGCTGCAATTTTACAGGAAAAGATCAATAATTTGGAGTCCGACTTACATAATTCACAGCAAGAGGTCATTAGTCTAGAGTCTAAGTTGCAGCAATCATTTGATAATGTGAAAGCATATCTAATGATGAAGGAAGGAGGAATTCCCGAAGCACTTGTTGGCTTCTTTTCTGCCCGCGAG GCTAATGATGCTGAAAGCGAGCCTACTACTCCCTTTGATGCTAGGAGATCAGTTGGTGATAGCAACGGACATCTGAGGACAAATATTTGA